The Cellulomonas fulva genome includes a window with the following:
- a CDS encoding SHOCT domain-containing protein — MDFWHWVLVLLWWFLFFAYLIILFQILGDLFRDRDLGGWGKAAWIVGLILLPFLTALIYVIARGRGMAERQVAAVQQAKADTDTYIREVAGKSPADHIADAKALLDSGAINQAEFEQLKAKALA; from the coding sequence ATGGACTTCTGGCACTGGGTACTCGTTCTGCTCTGGTGGTTCCTCTTCTTCGCCTACCTGATCATCCTCTTCCAGATCCTGGGCGACCTGTTCCGTGACCGCGACCTCGGCGGCTGGGGCAAGGCGGCCTGGATCGTCGGCCTGATCCTCCTGCCCTTCCTCACCGCCCTGATCTACGTGATCGCGCGCGGCCGGGGCATGGCGGAGCGCCAGGTCGCCGCGGTCCAGCAGGCGAAGGCGGACACGGACACCTACATCCGCGAGGTCGCGGGCAAGTCGCCTGCGGACCACATCGCCGACGCGAAGGCGCTCCTGGACTCGGGCGCCATCAACCAGGCGGAGTTCGAGCAGCTCAAGGCGAAGGCGCTCGCCTGA